The segment TTCCCCGCAAACTCCACTTTAGAAGCTATACTTCCTTGTCCAGCATCTTTACATATCTCACTACAAAATGAAGCTAAATATGCAATTCCAAGTATTTTAAAAACTACATTTAAATATACAAAATCTATATTTGCTTTAAGTGCTAACTGTTGAAGTAACTGCATAACAGCTGTAATTTTATCTATCATAAATAGA is part of the Clostridium botulinum genome and harbors:
- the spoIIIAD gene encoding stage III sporulation protein AD, with amino-acid sequence MEIVKIVAFAFITLFIVLMFKNRSDEFVIHISIAAGIIIFLFMIDKITAVMQLLQQLALKANIDFVYLNVVFKILGIAYLASFCSEICKDAGQGSIASKVEFAGKILILVLAIPILMAVLQGIVRII